In a genomic window of Roseiflexus castenholzii DSM 13941:
- a CDS encoding GAF domain-containing protein encodes MTITQLPLVGDVLEQPINEAEQRSEVLANLLDVSTYLVSVLNPNELFTGLVRRVVEVVPAVQAGLLWIYDQRQTTLHLESFYGLDVGPAYEAIGRLRLRPGEGLAGEALRRGEPLLIETRSSYRDLARRVSPRSEPDVCAFLECLPRELTAVVLPLRIGAEVIGVLELMNLGNRPQLRRTDLQVLQTFSNLAAGAIKNAQLHAQMKAHQRRLEAFGAIGTVISTAADLDELLRNVLDVVLGVVDASVGILLLLDPGRAMLQLGAWRNIPHQFVEQHREIHVVGAMCEEAVRYGQPIRRPLIAGSGEDTLIDDGLASCAYIPLLAGGTVVGVIGIYGDPALPERIDVQTLMMMSNLIGFAIANVRLYQESHIERRKLTAVINSIVEGVVLCDRLGRLVLANRMAMELLSSDTFPYQQPISSMADFYAIRDLDGRALPIERLPLTRALAGEVFHDYRVLLRGASGEDTVMSFSGAPVYGDMNTIEGAVVIFRDITEHQKLERAKDDFLAVAAHELRSPLAAVRSYADLLIRREQRRDRDKDAPSDLRGLTILSQQVSHMLRLVDNLLDMSRLDAGLFSLQLQRVNLVALTHQVIDQLRPTIGERDVTLTSDAPDLLVTCDPLRIRQVLTNLLVNAARYSSPASPIEVTEIVIRSEVLATRYAHQPPPTLRSWLIDIQRTSQPLALITVRDYGIGMSEETMQRLFRRYARGRQRVGEGLGLGLYLSYELIGRHGGTIWAESVEGRGSTFYVTFPLEGPPLSHGSVQQA; translated from the coding sequence ATGACGATTACGCAGCTGCCGCTCGTCGGCGATGTCCTGGAGCAACCGATCAATGAGGCGGAGCAACGCAGCGAGGTGCTGGCGAACCTGCTGGATGTTTCGACGTACCTCGTGTCGGTGCTGAATCCAAACGAATTGTTCACCGGATTGGTTCGGCGCGTAGTTGAGGTTGTTCCTGCTGTGCAGGCTGGTCTGCTCTGGATCTATGACCAACGCCAGACGACCCTGCACCTGGAGTCGTTCTATGGTCTCGATGTCGGTCCGGCGTATGAAGCGATCGGTCGTTTGCGCCTGCGCCCCGGTGAGGGGCTGGCAGGGGAAGCATTGCGACGTGGTGAGCCGCTCCTGATCGAGACCCGCTCGTCGTACCGCGATCTGGCGCGGCGGGTCAGCCCACGCAGCGAACCGGATGTGTGCGCCTTCCTTGAGTGTCTTCCCCGCGAATTAACGGCTGTCGTCCTGCCGCTGCGCATTGGTGCAGAGGTGATTGGCGTCCTGGAATTGATGAATCTTGGCAATCGACCGCAACTGCGTCGCACCGATCTTCAGGTGTTGCAGACGTTCAGCAACCTGGCAGCCGGCGCTATCAAGAACGCGCAACTCCACGCGCAAATGAAGGCGCATCAGCGTCGTTTGGAGGCGTTCGGTGCAATTGGGACGGTGATCAGTACCGCAGCCGATCTTGATGAATTGCTGCGCAACGTGCTCGATGTCGTGCTTGGCGTGGTGGATGCGTCAGTCGGCATCCTGCTGCTGCTCGATCCCGGTCGCGCAATGCTGCAACTCGGCGCATGGCGCAATATCCCGCATCAGTTTGTTGAACAGCATCGTGAAATTCACGTTGTCGGCGCGATGTGCGAGGAAGCGGTGCGCTACGGTCAACCGATCCGCCGTCCGTTGATCGCCGGGTCGGGCGAGGATACCTTGATCGACGACGGATTGGCGAGTTGCGCCTATATCCCCCTCCTGGCTGGCGGAACGGTGGTGGGTGTGATTGGCATCTATGGCGACCCTGCGCTGCCGGAACGCATCGATGTGCAGACGCTGATGATGATGAGCAACCTGATTGGCTTTGCAATCGCCAACGTGCGACTGTATCAGGAAAGCCATATCGAACGCCGGAAACTGACAGCCGTGATCAACAGTATTGTCGAGGGAGTGGTGCTGTGCGATCGTCTTGGGCGGTTGGTGCTCGCCAATCGCATGGCAATGGAACTCTTGTCGTCCGACACGTTTCCCTACCAGCAACCGATCAGTTCGATGGCGGATTTCTATGCCATTCGTGATCTCGACGGTCGCGCGTTGCCGATCGAGCGCCTGCCGCTGACGCGCGCCCTGGCGGGTGAGGTGTTTCACGATTATCGGGTGCTGTTGCGCGGCGCCAGCGGCGAAGATACGGTGATGAGTTTCAGTGGTGCGCCGGTCTACGGCGATATGAATACTATCGAGGGCGCCGTCGTCATCTTCCGTGATATCACTGAGCATCAGAAACTGGAGCGCGCCAAAGACGACTTTCTTGCGGTTGCGGCGCACGAATTGCGCAGCCCGCTGGCTGCCGTGCGCAGTTATGCCGATCTCCTCATCCGCCGCGAGCAGCGCCGCGACCGCGATAAGGACGCCCCCTCGGATTTGCGCGGTCTGACCATCCTTTCGCAGCAGGTCAGCCATATGCTGCGCCTGGTGGATAACCTGCTCGATATGTCGCGCCTCGATGCCGGTCTCTTCAGCCTGCAACTCCAGCGCGTCAATCTGGTTGCCCTGACTCACCAGGTGATCGATCAGTTGCGCCCGACAATTGGCGAACGCGACGTCACGTTGACGAGTGATGCGCCTGATCTGCTGGTGACGTGCGATCCGCTGCGCATCCGTCAGGTGCTGACGAATCTGCTGGTCAATGCTGCACGCTACAGTAGTCCCGCTTCCCCAATTGAAGTCACGGAGATCGTTATTCGATCCGAGGTGCTGGCAACACGGTATGCCCACCAACCACCGCCGACCTTGCGATCATGGTTGATCGACATTCAGCGTACATCGCAACCGTTGGCGCTGATTACCGTGCGCGATTATGGCATTGGTATGTCGGAAGAGACGATGCAGCGTCTGTTCCGGCGGTATGCACGCGGTCGTCAACGCGTGGGCGAAGGGCTTGGGCTGGGATTGTATCTCAGTTACGAACTGATTGGGCGTCATGGCGGAACGATCTGGGCGGAGAGTGTCGAAGGGCGCGGCAGCACCTTCTATGTGACATTTCCTCTAGAGGGTCCGCCTCTGTCGCATGGGTCTGTGCAGCAGGCGTAA
- the rarD gene encoding EamA family transporter RarD, with amino-acid sequence MNKGVLYAAGAYACWGLLPVFWKLLQHLDALEIVAHRIIWASAFAVVLLTVGRRWSRIGGVWRNRRVLATFLVTGVLLTANWFVYIWGVNTNHIVETSLGYFINPLVNVLLGALVLHERLRIGQGLAMSVALIGVLYLTFQYGTFPWIALILAGTFALYGLLRKTASLDSLEGFSLETALLIPPMVAFLAYRELTTHTTFIHGDPLTWLLLIAAGPITAIPLLLFAAGARRVSLVTLGVLQYIAPTLQFLIGVGLYGEPLTLPRLIGFVLIWAALAIYTFDGIMHWWTITAPSPAAPEAAESIEHALN; translated from the coding sequence GTGAATAAAGGCGTGCTTTACGCGGCGGGCGCCTATGCCTGCTGGGGACTGTTGCCCGTTTTTTGGAAGTTGTTGCAGCATCTCGATGCGCTCGAAATTGTCGCGCACCGGATCATCTGGGCATCGGCGTTCGCCGTGGTGCTGCTGACGGTCGGGCGGCGTTGGTCGCGGATCGGCGGCGTCTGGCGCAACCGGCGTGTGCTGGCGACCTTTCTAGTCACCGGTGTGTTGCTGACGGCAAACTGGTTTGTCTATATCTGGGGAGTGAATACCAATCACATAGTCGAAACGAGCCTGGGCTATTTTATCAACCCGCTGGTCAATGTACTGCTTGGCGCGCTGGTACTGCACGAACGCTTGCGTATCGGGCAGGGACTGGCAATGAGCGTGGCGCTGATCGGCGTGTTGTACCTGACGTTTCAGTATGGGACGTTTCCCTGGATTGCGCTCATTCTGGCAGGCACGTTCGCGCTCTATGGCTTGCTGCGTAAAACAGCATCGCTCGACTCGCTCGAAGGGTTCTCGCTCGAAACGGCGCTGCTCATTCCGCCGATGGTCGCGTTTCTGGCATACCGTGAACTGACCACACACACCACGTTTATCCACGGCGATCCACTGACCTGGCTCCTTCTGATCGCCGCCGGTCCGATCACCGCGATCCCGCTCCTGCTCTTCGCTGCTGGTGCGCGGCGCGTCTCGCTGGTGACGCTGGGGGTATTGCAGTATATCGCGCCCACATTGCAGTTCCTGATCGGCGTGGGTCTGTATGGCGAACCGCTGACATTGCCGCGTCTGATCGGGTTTGTGCTGATCTGGGCGGCGCTGGCGATCTATACATTCGATGGCATAATGCACTGGTGGACCATCACTGCGCCATCACCTGCGGCGCCAGAGGCGGCGGAGAGCATCGAACATGCGCTCAACTGA
- a CDS encoding ATP-binding protein, with protein sequence MNWTLPVINLDRCTGCGQCVRHCPTQAVELIECRAVIVRPFNCTYCDACERACPTGAIGRPFIVVFETGQRWRRI encoded by the coding sequence ATGAACTGGACGCTTCCTGTGATCAATCTCGACCGCTGCACTGGCTGTGGTCAGTGTGTGCGGCACTGTCCAACCCAGGCGGTTGAACTGATCGAATGCAGGGCCGTCATCGTCCGCCCATTCAACTGCACCTATTGTGATGCGTGCGAGCGTGCATGCCCCACCGGCGCGATCGGACGCCCGTTCATCGTCGTTTTCGAGACCGGCCAGCGATGGAGGCGCATATGA
- a CDS encoding cytochrome c maturation protein CcmE domain-containing protein, translated as MMRRTVLPPERRLPVTPVQAAGIVLIVLAAFLSYGGLRNSFRPYTARIDEAIDSGRSVQLVGFLGSTGTYDAQGRFSFVLEDETGRRVTVVSREPKPSHFELATSIVVIGRYDEEQQVFAADQVLVKCPSKYHEQDASR; from the coding sequence ATGATGCGACGCACTGTTCTTCCGCCAGAGCGTCGCCTGCCGGTCACGCCGGTGCAGGCGGCGGGGATTGTTCTGATCGTTCTGGCGGCGTTTCTCAGTTATGGCGGACTGCGGAACTCGTTTCGCCCCTACACGGCGCGTATCGACGAAGCCATCGACAGCGGACGCAGCGTGCAACTCGTCGGCTTTCTCGGCAGCACAGGAACGTATGATGCGCAGGGACGATTTTCCTTCGTGCTCGAGGACGAAACCGGTCGACGAGTCACAGTGGTCAGTCGAGAACCGAAACCGTCGCATTTTGAACTGGCGACGAGCATTGTGGTGATTGGTCGCTACGACGAGGAGCAGCAGGTATTCGCCGCCGATCAGGTGCTGGTCAAGTGTCCGTCGAAGTATCACGAGCAGGATGCGTCGCGTTGA
- a CDS encoding Crp/Fnr family transcriptional regulator translates to MPLEIADIRRAGLFADLPEPDCAALASIAVRVRHTAGEMLFLAGDPSPGLYVLLSGRVRLSRLSPGGREQVIHIVEPGHHFNSVPVFDGGPCPVNAAAQTDIIALLFPGDRLRALILEHPVVALRLLADSCGYLRRLVDLVDDLALTTVQGRLARLLLTQAEAGERGVVQPLTQSEIAARLGTVREMVGRSLKTFEAMGLIRIERGTIIIIDRAALERESERG, encoded by the coding sequence ATGCCGCTCGAAATCGCAGACATACGTCGTGCCGGATTGTTCGCCGATCTGCCAGAACCAGACTGCGCAGCGCTGGCGTCGATTGCAGTGCGCGTGCGGCATACTGCCGGTGAGATGCTCTTTCTTGCCGGCGACCCATCACCCGGTCTCTACGTGCTCCTCAGCGGGCGAGTGCGCCTATCGCGTCTCTCGCCAGGGGGTCGCGAGCAGGTCATTCATATCGTCGAGCCCGGGCATCATTTCAATTCGGTGCCGGTGTTCGACGGCGGTCCGTGCCCGGTCAATGCAGCGGCTCAGACCGACATCATAGCGCTGTTGTTTCCAGGAGACCGTCTGCGCGCCCTCATTCTAGAGCATCCGGTGGTGGCGCTGCGTCTCCTTGCAGATAGTTGCGGGTATCTGCGACGATTGGTCGATCTGGTGGACGATCTGGCGCTGACCACGGTTCAGGGACGCCTGGCGCGCCTGTTGCTGACGCAGGCGGAAGCCGGTGAGCGCGGCGTTGTTCAGCCGCTCACCCAAAGCGAGATAGCGGCGCGTCTTGGCACTGTACGCGAGATGGTCGGACGCTCGCTGAAAACGTTCGAGGCCATGGGGTTGATCCGCATCGAGCGCGGCACGATCATCATTATCGACCGTGCTGCACTCGAACGCGAAAGCGAGCGTGGATGA
- a CDS encoding FKBP-type peptidyl-prolyl cis-trans isomerase yields MATAQTGDTVTVHYTGTLEDGTVFDSSHGREPLVFTLGSGQVIQGFEDAIVGMEEGETRRAVLTPDQAYGEYHDELVFSLSRDELPPQIDPAVGEQYQMRRPDGQTFIVTVRDVSPSDVTFDANHPLAGATLTFDIELVAIE; encoded by the coding sequence ATGGCAACGGCACAAACTGGCGACACCGTGACAGTGCACTACACCGGCACACTGGAAGATGGCACCGTCTTCGACAGTTCGCACGGTCGTGAACCGCTGGTGTTTACGCTGGGCAGCGGGCAGGTCATCCAGGGATTCGAGGACGCAATCGTGGGCATGGAGGAAGGGGAGACACGCCGCGCTGTGCTGACGCCAGACCAGGCGTATGGCGAGTACCATGACGAATTGGTCTTCTCGCTGAGCCGCGACGAACTTCCACCGCAGATCGATCCGGCAGTTGGCGAGCAGTATCAGATGCGTCGTCCTGATGGACAGACGTTCATCGTCACAGTGCGCGACGTGTCGCCGTCCGATGTGACCTTCGACGCCAATCATCCGCTGGCAGGCGCGACATTGACGTTCGATATCGAACTGGTGGCAATTGAATAA
- a CDS encoding FAD-binding oxidoreductase, which produces MTTADTQALLADLAARLGPDRVIVDPAQLITYEVDGSFERGHPDGVVFPRSVNEVVELVRWAAEQRVPLIARGSGTGLAGGAVPEIGGVVVQLGLMNRVLELDLIGRSAVVEAGVVNLLFDNQVRKHGLFFPPDPSSQRTATIGGNIGTNAGGPHCFKYGVTSNYVTGLEVVLSDGRIIHTGGRAFDIPAYDLTALFVGSEGTLGIITRADLRVLRDPPAVRTMLAAFDSVERAGEAVSTIIARGLIPATMEMMDSSIVRIVEEYAHPGLPLDAGAVLIIEVDGYPESVGPQIAEIEAILRECSVREMRVAQSAAERDRIWFARKSAAGAMARLAPAYYLVDGTVPRSKLAETLATINQIIEADGFRTGHVFHAGDGNLHPLVLIDDPSDRTLIARVLETGRKILAACVAAGGSITGEHGVGIEKRAFMSLMYGPTELSLMWDVKEMFDPVEIMNTGKVLPPRDEIVAPAHHGRPPGAAPVTLQAETTTMSSAGLPIATPTSPEEAADTLRAFIGGGKSVRIRGGGTKSALLPPADVMLSTEDLSGICDLAVEDLYVTVGAGTRLADLQALLQGHGMWAPLASPWQAATIGGIIAANANAPLRMRYGSVRDVLLAATIALPDGRVARIGRPVVKNVAGYDLHKVQVGAYGTLGLLCEVTLKLAPLPRARATVIAMPRRIAQALDVGATLTQQSLIASAALALEIADGGGWLPPLPVALDRRPTTLLVYTAEGLAEDVRAEIAAVRTVLRSADISALQIDSSGSDLWGAFLSAAQPDDLLIRIGIAPKDIRGFMQRAGFGGRESYLTDLAAGQVYVRAPAPHPDDAHRILDRLRTAARTLNGYAVVLAAPARARLDPWGYTPDALDRMREMRRRWGADGLLNPGAFIV; this is translated from the coding sequence ATGACCACTGCTGACACTCAGGCGCTGCTCGCCGATCTTGCCGCGCGTCTTGGACCGGATCGGGTTATTGTTGATCCCGCGCAACTCATTACTTATGAAGTCGATGGCAGTTTTGAGCGCGGCCATCCCGACGGGGTCGTCTTCCCACGCTCGGTTAATGAAGTGGTCGAACTGGTGCGCTGGGCAGCCGAACAGCGCGTGCCCTTGATTGCGCGCGGTTCAGGCACCGGTCTGGCCGGCGGTGCAGTCCCCGAAATCGGCGGAGTGGTCGTGCAACTCGGTCTGATGAATCGCGTGTTGGAACTCGACCTGATTGGACGCAGCGCGGTTGTAGAGGCAGGAGTGGTCAACCTGCTCTTCGATAACCAGGTGCGCAAACATGGACTGTTCTTCCCTCCTGACCCTTCGAGTCAGCGCACAGCGACAATTGGCGGAAATATCGGCACGAATGCGGGTGGACCGCACTGCTTCAAGTATGGTGTGACGAGCAACTACGTGACAGGGCTAGAGGTTGTGCTAAGCGATGGGCGGATCATCCATACCGGCGGACGGGCATTCGATATTCCGGCATACGACCTGACGGCGCTCTTTGTCGGCAGCGAAGGCACGCTTGGCATCATCACACGCGCTGATCTGCGGGTGCTCCGTGATCCGCCGGCTGTGCGCACCATGCTGGCAGCCTTCGATAGCGTCGAACGCGCCGGTGAGGCAGTCTCCACCATCATTGCACGCGGACTGATACCGGCAACAATGGAAATGATGGATTCGAGCATTGTGCGCATCGTCGAAGAGTACGCCCATCCAGGGCTGCCGCTCGACGCCGGCGCGGTGCTCATCATCGAAGTCGATGGGTATCCTGAAAGCGTCGGACCGCAGATCGCCGAGATCGAGGCGATCCTCCGCGAGTGCAGTGTGCGCGAGATGCGCGTGGCGCAGAGTGCGGCGGAACGCGACCGCATCTGGTTCGCGCGCAAAAGTGCAGCCGGAGCAATGGCGCGGCTGGCGCCAGCATACTATCTGGTTGATGGCACGGTACCGCGCAGCAAACTGGCAGAAACCCTTGCGACCATCAATCAGATCATCGAAGCCGACGGATTCCGCACCGGTCACGTATTCCACGCTGGCGACGGCAATCTGCATCCCCTTGTCCTGATCGATGACCCGTCGGATCGGACGTTGATTGCGCGCGTTCTCGAAACCGGGCGCAAAATCCTGGCGGCATGCGTCGCTGCCGGCGGGAGCATCACCGGCGAGCACGGCGTTGGTATCGAGAAACGCGCATTTATGTCGCTCATGTACGGGCCCACCGAACTCTCGTTGATGTGGGACGTGAAGGAGATGTTCGATCCGGTGGAGATCATGAATACCGGCAAGGTTCTGCCGCCGCGTGACGAGATTGTCGCTCCGGCGCACCATGGGCGTCCACCAGGCGCCGCGCCGGTGACACTCCAGGCGGAAACAACGACCATGTCGTCTGCTGGACTCCCGATTGCAACGCCGACGAGCCCAGAAGAAGCGGCGGACACATTGCGCGCGTTTATCGGGGGCGGGAAGAGTGTGCGCATTCGAGGAGGTGGAACGAAGTCAGCACTGTTGCCGCCCGCCGATGTGATGCTGTCCACCGAAGATCTGTCCGGCATTTGCGATCTTGCCGTGGAAGACTTGTATGTGACCGTCGGCGCCGGAACGCGCCTGGCAGATCTCCAGGCGCTGTTGCAGGGTCACGGGATGTGGGCGCCGCTGGCATCACCCTGGCAGGCGGCAACCATCGGCGGCATCATTGCCGCGAACGCAAATGCGCCGCTCCGCATGCGCTATGGGAGTGTCCGCGACGTGCTGCTGGCAGCGACCATCGCCCTTCCCGATGGGCGCGTGGCGCGCATTGGGCGGCCAGTGGTGAAGAATGTGGCAGGGTATGATCTGCACAAAGTGCAGGTGGGTGCGTATGGAACGCTGGGGTTGCTCTGTGAAGTGACGTTGAAACTTGCGCCGCTGCCGCGCGCGCGCGCGACGGTGATCGCTATGCCGCGACGCATTGCGCAGGCGCTCGACGTTGGCGCAACGCTGACGCAGCAGTCCCTGATTGCATCAGCGGCGCTGGCGCTCGAAATCGCCGATGGCGGCGGTTGGCTGCCACCATTGCCGGTTGCGCTGGATCGCCGTCCGACGACGCTCCTCGTCTACACTGCCGAAGGGCTGGCAGAGGATGTGCGAGCGGAGATTGCCGCTGTGCGCACCGTGCTGCGCAGCGCCGATATTTCGGCGCTTCAGATCGACAGTTCCGGCAGCGATCTGTGGGGCGCCTTTCTCAGCGCAGCGCAGCCGGACGATCTGCTGATTCGGATTGGCATTGCGCCGAAAGACATCAGGGGCTTCATGCAACGCGCCGGTTTTGGTGGCAGAGAGTCGTACCTGACGGATCTGGCAGCGGGGCAGGTCTATGTGCGGGCGCCGGCGCCGCACCCAGACGATGCGCACCGCATCCTGGATCGCCTGCGCACTGCCGCGCGAACGCTCAATGGTTACGCCGTCGTGCTGGCGGCGCCGGCGCGCGCGCGCCTCGACCCGTGGGGATACACACCCGATGCCCTCGACCGGATGCGCGAAATGCGTCGGCGCTGGGGCGCCGACGGTTTGCTCAATCCTGGAGCGTTTATCGTCTGA
- a CDS encoding cytochrome D1 domain-containing protein, with amino-acid sequence MRPWKHIVFGAMLGLVVLVACARQAEVSPATAPTPIPQAAPVVATTAPPVDCALAAFQKGGCGACHVIPGVPNARGTIGPDLTNVAQVAAQTMQSSTYTGNATTVEAYLREAILEPDVFVAPDCNGSPCQKGVMPPSLGQGLSEEELAAVIAYLQAPPGAAEAVVTEAPTAAPSEAAPTLSDDEFAWAKLVYFERCAGCHGTLRKGATGPALTPDRTIPLGTVGLSTIIYNGTSRGMPDWGKQGFFTKEQIEVLARFLQREPPAPPELPMERMKASWKMYVAPDQRPTAPQTKRNWQNYFVVTLRDAGQVAVIDGDTYEVVSKVDSGYAVHITRMSATGRYAYVIGRDGKLAMIDLWTETPAKVAEVQVCYDARSVEVSKYNGPEGDFTDKLAVVGCYWPPHFVILDGQTLEPIHIVSTRGYTVDTMEYHPEPRVASIVASDFKPEWIINVKEIGQIWLVNYANPRAPQIKMLPAARFLHDGGWDATHRYFLVAANQSNKVAVVDAQEGRMVALVDTPKIPHPGRGANWVDPEFGPVWSSGHLGDPAIVSIGTDPEGHPNVAWKAVRVTPLPGAGSLFIKTHPNSKWIWVDMTLNSDPALARTICVIAKENPAEPHTCWEASSYGRAVHFEYNAAGTEVWVSIWGDASKPGETGEIVVYDDATLTEKARIPNLVTPTGKFNVYNTVHDIY; translated from the coding sequence ATGCGCCCATGGAAACACATCGTCTTTGGCGCCATGCTGGGACTGGTCGTGCTGGTTGCGTGTGCGCGCCAGGCGGAGGTGTCGCCGGCGACGGCGCCCACGCCAATCCCACAGGCGGCACCGGTGGTGGCCACGACTGCACCGCCAGTCGATTGTGCGCTGGCGGCATTTCAGAAGGGAGGCTGCGGCGCGTGCCACGTCATCCCTGGCGTCCCCAATGCCAGAGGAACTATCGGACCGGATCTCACCAATGTCGCACAGGTTGCCGCTCAGACAATGCAGAGCAGCACCTACACCGGCAACGCGACGACGGTTGAAGCGTACCTCCGCGAAGCCATTCTCGAACCGGATGTATTCGTCGCCCCCGATTGCAACGGCAGCCCATGCCAGAAGGGGGTCATGCCGCCATCGCTGGGGCAGGGATTGTCCGAAGAAGAACTAGCGGCAGTCATCGCCTACCTGCAAGCGCCACCCGGCGCAGCGGAGGCAGTCGTCACCGAAGCGCCAACCGCTGCACCATCGGAAGCCGCGCCGACCCTGAGCGACGACGAGTTCGCCTGGGCGAAACTCGTCTACTTCGAGCGCTGCGCCGGATGCCATGGCACACTGCGCAAAGGCGCAACCGGTCCGGCGCTCACTCCCGACCGGACCATTCCGCTTGGCACCGTCGGGTTGTCAACGATTATCTACAATGGTACATCGCGCGGGATGCCCGATTGGGGCAAGCAGGGCTTTTTCACGAAGGAGCAGATCGAAGTGCTGGCGCGTTTCTTGCAGCGCGAGCCGCCAGCGCCGCCCGAATTGCCAATGGAACGCATGAAAGCATCGTGGAAGATGTACGTCGCGCCGGATCAACGACCAACTGCGCCACAGACGAAGCGCAACTGGCAGAACTATTTCGTTGTGACGCTGCGTGACGCCGGCCAAGTGGCGGTGATCGACGGCGATACGTATGAGGTGGTCAGCAAAGTGGACAGCGGCTACGCGGTTCACATTACCCGCATGTCGGCAACCGGGCGCTACGCCTATGTCATCGGGCGCGACGGGAAACTGGCGATGATCGATCTGTGGACGGAAACACCCGCAAAAGTCGCTGAAGTTCAGGTCTGCTACGACGCGCGTTCGGTCGAGGTCAGCAAGTACAATGGTCCAGAGGGCGATTTCACCGATAAACTGGCAGTGGTTGGCTGTTACTGGCCTCCGCACTTCGTCATTCTCGATGGACAGACACTGGAACCAATCCATATCGTCAGCACCCGCGGCTACACCGTCGATACGATGGAGTACCATCCAGAACCACGTGTCGCCAGTATCGTCGCTTCTGATTTCAAACCGGAATGGATCATCAACGTCAAGGAAATCGGGCAGATCTGGCTGGTGAATTACGCCAATCCGCGGGCGCCGCAGATTAAGATGCTGCCGGCGGCGCGCTTCCTCCATGACGGCGGCTGGGATGCCACCCATCGCTACTTCCTGGTGGCAGCCAATCAGTCGAACAAGGTTGCGGTCGTCGATGCACAGGAGGGTCGGATGGTTGCGCTGGTGGACACGCCGAAAATTCCGCACCCCGGTCGCGGCGCCAACTGGGTCGATCCTGAGTTTGGTCCGGTCTGGAGTTCAGGGCACCTTGGCGATCCGGCGATTGTTTCAATCGGCACAGATCCCGAAGGACATCCCAACGTTGCCTGGAAAGCGGTGCGTGTCACACCGTTGCCCGGAGCAGGGAGCCTGTTCATCAAGACGCACCCAAACAGTAAGTGGATTTGGGTAGATATGACGCTCAACTCCGATCCGGCGCTGGCGCGGACGATCTGCGTCATTGCGAAGGAGAATCCGGCAGAGCCGCATACGTGCTGGGAAGCCAGTTCCTATGGGCGCGCTGTCCACTTCGAGTACAACGCAGCCGGCACGGAGGTGTGGGTAAGTATCTGGGGCGATGCGAGCAAACCGGGCGAAACGGGCGAAATCGTGGTCTACGATGACGCCACGCTGACCGAAAAGGCGCGCATTCCCAACCTTGTGACGCCAACCGGTAAGTTCAACGTGTACAACACGGTGCATGATATTTACTGA
- the rfbB gene encoding dTDP-glucose 4,6-dehydratase, translating to MRNILVTGGAGFIGSNFVELLLNTYPDYRIVVYDKLTYAGRLENLARFQDNPHFAFVRGDICDPVAVRETIRIYDIDTLVNFAAETHVDRSIMDPDAFIRTDVYGTYVLLEAVKEMKLERALFVSTDEVYGHIEPGHSSSEDDPLKPRSPYAASKAGGEHLVYAYYITYGLPVLITRGTNNIGPYQYPEKAVPLFITNAIDDIPLPLYGDGRQMRDYQYVMDHCEGIDVVLHRGAIGEAYNIGSGVETENIVMAKAILDLLGKPYSLIQPVADRPGHDRRYSVRTDKIKALGWRSRHTFAHAIEKTVRWYVENQDWWRPIKSGEFKEYYRKQYLERT from the coding sequence ATGCGGAACATCCTGGTCACCGGCGGCGCCGGTTTTATCGGCAGCAACTTCGTCGAATTACTGCTGAACACATATCCCGACTACCGGATCGTCGTCTATGATAAATTGACCTATGCGGGACGGTTGGAGAACCTGGCGCGCTTTCAGGACAATCCACACTTTGCGTTTGTGCGCGGCGACATCTGCGATCCCGTCGCAGTGCGCGAGACGATCCGCATATACGACATCGATACCCTGGTCAACTTTGCCGCCGAGACGCATGTTGATCGTTCGATAATGGACCCCGACGCCTTTATTCGCACTGATGTCTACGGGACCTATGTGCTGCTCGAAGCAGTGAAAGAAATGAAACTCGAGCGCGCTCTGTTTGTCAGCACCGATGAAGTCTACGGACACATCGAACCGGGGCATTCCTCGTCGGAAGACGATCCACTCAAGCCACGTTCTCCCTATGCGGCATCGAAGGCTGGCGGCGAACATCTGGTGTACGCCTACTATATCACCTATGGGCTGCCGGTGCTGATCACTCGCGGCACGAACAATATCGGTCCCTACCAGTATCCCGAAAAAGCCGTGCCGCTCTTCATCACGAACGCGATTGACGATATTCCACTGCCGCTCTACGGCGACGGACGGCAAATGCGCGACTACCAGTATGTGATGGATCACTGCGAGGGGATTGATGTCGTGTTACACCGTGGCGCCATTGGCGAAGCGTACAACATCGGCTCAGGCGTCGAAACCGAAAATATTGTCATGGCAAAGGCGATCCTTGATCTGCTGGGCAAACCCTACTCGCTGATCCAGCCGGTGGCGGACCGACCGGGGCACGACCGACGCTACTCGGTCCGTACCGACAAAATCAAGGCGTTGGGATGGCGCTCACGCCATACCTTTGCGCACGCAATCGAAAAAACCGTGCGCTGGTACGTCGAAAACCAGGATTGGTGGCGTCCGATCAAGTCGGGCGAGTTCAAGGAGTACTATCGCAAACAGTACCTGGAGCGAACGTAA